Part of the Faecalibacterium duncaniae genome, AAGTAGTTGAAGGCCAGGATCAGCAGCAGGTAGATCACGATATAGAGCAGCGACGTGTAGTTGAAGGTATGGAAGAAAGCATACCAGAACGGATGTGCTGCCTGATCGATCTGCAGGAAGCTGCCGATGGTGCCGGGGATCGAAACCATCGCGGAAGCGAAGATGATGGGCATCACGCCGCTCATGTTCAGCTTCAGGGGCAGGTAGCTGTTCTGCCCGCCCATCTGCTTGCGGCCCACCACACGCTTGGCATACTGGATGGTGATGCGGCGCTCAGCGTTGGTCATAACAACGATGAACACGATCACCACCAGTGCCAGAACCAGCAGCAGGGGCAGCAGGATATAGAACCGGGTCTCGCCTGCAGCGGCGCGGGTCAGCAGACCCGTGACGGTGGTGTAGACACCGGACCAGTTGGAAACGATCGAAGAGAAGATCAACAGAGAGATACCGTTGCCGATACCCTTGTCGTCGATCTGCTCACCACACCAGGTGATCAGCTGCGCACCTGCGGTAAAGGTGGCAATGATAACAACGGCGGTAAAGATACCGGCCGCGCCGCTGGTGTACTTCAGTGCGCCCATTTTGCGGATCACGAAGTAGTAGCCGAGGCTCATCACCAGAGCGATGACACCGCCGACATACCGGGTGATCTGCTGCATCTTCTGCTGGCCGTCGGCTTCCTTCGCCATGTTTTCCAAGGCGGGGATCGCAACGGTGAGCAGCTGCACAATGATGGAAGCGTTGATATAAGGCGTCACACCTAACGCGAAGAGTGTGCACCGGGACAGGGCACCACCGCTCATCATATCGAGATACG contains:
- the secY gene encoding preprotein translocase subunit SecY; the protein is MFQTFRNAWKIPELKNRLLFTLAILVVYRLGSAIPVPFITGSALNQMFSNGNMLSYLDMMSGGALSRCTLFALGVTPYINASIIVQLLTVAIPALENMAKEADGQQKMQQITRYVGGVIALVMSLGYYFVIRKMGALKYTSGAAGIFTAVVIIATFTAGAQLITWCGEQIDDKGIGNGISLLIFSSIVSNWSGVYTTVTGLLTRAAAGETRFYILLPLLLVLALVVIVFIVVMTNAERRITIQYAKRVVGRKQMGGQNSYLPLKLNMSGVMPIIFASAMVSIPGTIGSFLQIDQAAHPFWYAFFHTFNYTSLLYIVIYLLLILAFNYFYVAIQYNPVEIANNLRRNNGSIPGFRPGKPTSDFLTRTLNKITLMGAIFLAAVAVLPIILGNLTGMSIQLGGTSLLIVVGVALDTTRSLDSFMTMRNHKGFLG